The following proteins come from a genomic window of Trinickia caryophylli:
- a CDS encoding Lrp/AsnC family transcriptional regulator, producing MKLGSPTSPPSGAQPALDRIDRAILRYLQQDASISNVNLAAKVKLSAPACLRRVERLKEMGLIRGIVALLDPKALGVGMLVVIGFVLDRSTPEAFTEFEKAAQKVSGCVECHVVTGEFDYFMLVRTKDNESFNRLHAEQLLYLPGVRQVRSFMVLKEILSTHALPL from the coding sequence ATGAAATTAGGCAGTCCAACGTCACCTCCTTCCGGCGCCCAGCCCGCATTGGATCGCATCGATCGTGCGATCCTCAGGTATCTGCAGCAGGATGCGTCGATCTCGAACGTCAACCTTGCCGCGAAAGTGAAGCTCAGCGCGCCCGCATGCCTGCGGCGCGTCGAGCGGTTGAAGGAAATGGGCCTGATACGTGGCATCGTCGCGCTGCTCGACCCGAAAGCGCTCGGCGTCGGGATGCTGGTCGTAATCGGTTTCGTGCTCGATCGGTCGACGCCCGAAGCGTTCACCGAGTTCGAGAAGGCCGCGCAGAAGGTGTCGGGGTGCGTCGAGTGCCACGTCGTAACCGGCGAGTTCGATTACTTCATGCTCGTGCGCACGAAGGACAACGAGAGCTTCAATCGCTTGCACGCCGAGCAGCTGCTGTACCTGCCGGGCGTGCGGCAGGTACGCAGTTTCATGGTGTTAAAGGAAATTTTGTCGACGCATGCGCTGCCGCTGTGA
- a CDS encoding LOG family protein → MQRICVFSGSSEAGAPRYLEAAAGLGTLLAERNIGLVYGGAAIGSMGAIADAVQAAGGHVTGVIPRALVEMEVAHRGLADLRIVGSMHERKALMAELADAFIALPGGIGTLEELFEIWTLNQLAYLEKPLGLLNVGGYYDRLLTFLDHVVAESFLTRVHRELLCVEGDPKALLDVLTACSSSDRCEWRDRESVSLRFAGGAW, encoded by the coding sequence ATGCAAAGGATTTGCGTGTTTTCCGGTTCCAGCGAAGCGGGGGCGCCCCGTTACCTCGAGGCCGCGGCGGGCCTGGGAACATTGCTCGCCGAGCGAAACATCGGCCTCGTGTATGGTGGAGCGGCGATCGGCTCCATGGGGGCGATCGCCGACGCCGTGCAGGCCGCGGGCGGCCATGTGACGGGCGTTATTCCTCGAGCCCTTGTCGAAATGGAGGTCGCGCACCGCGGTCTGGCAGATTTGCGTATCGTCGGCTCGATGCATGAACGCAAGGCACTAATGGCGGAACTGGCCGATGCGTTTATTGCCTTGCCGGGCGGGATCGGCACCCTCGAGGAACTCTTCGAAATATGGACGTTGAACCAGCTTGCCTATCTGGAGAAGCCGCTGGGATTGCTCAACGTCGGCGGGTACTACGATCGGTTGCTGACATTTCTCGATCATGTAGTTGCCGAATCGTTTCTGACGCGCGTGCACAGGGAATTGCTTTGCGTCGAAGGCGATCCGAAGGCGTTGCTGGATGTTCTGACCGCTTGCTCGTCATCCGATCGCTGCGAATGGCGTGACCGCGAGTCGGTCAGTCTTCGTTTTGCAGGCGGGGCATGGTAA
- a CDS encoding isopentenyl transferase family protein, with product MTIRLYMIWGPTTTGKTALSVALARMVGVPVLSLDRVQCCHEIAVGSGRPSPEELEGTAREYLCHRRVADGVVSAAEANRLLKAKVLDYSRHLPALILEGGSVSLFNEMTADDSWAHIAEWVLQRVPLPAQDVFMKRARGRARAMLDAPAGERSMLDELVDLWRDPRTHAVLEDIDGYRQLIGYARAAGIPVVELSNAAPEIFDDWVELIAREYWEHACWQEQRFASPPTCWRHVAHAW from the coding sequence ATGACGATCCGCCTTTACATGATCTGGGGGCCTACTACGACCGGCAAGACCGCGCTGTCCGTGGCGCTTGCCCGCATGGTCGGGGTGCCTGTGCTGTCGTTGGACCGTGTGCAATGCTGCCATGAAATCGCCGTGGGCAGCGGTCGCCCCTCTCCGGAGGAATTGGAAGGTACGGCGCGCGAGTATCTCTGCCACCGGCGAGTGGCGGACGGCGTCGTGTCGGCCGCCGAGGCAAACCGGCTCCTCAAGGCGAAAGTGCTCGATTACTCAAGGCATTTGCCGGCGCTGATTCTCGAGGGAGGATCGGTTTCTCTCTTCAACGAGATGACTGCGGACGATTCATGGGCGCATATTGCCGAGTGGGTGCTGCAAAGAGTCCCCTTGCCAGCGCAAGATGTGTTCATGAAGCGCGCCCGCGGCCGTGCTCGTGCGATGCTCGATGCGCCGGCTGGAGAACGGAGCATGCTCGACGAATTAGTCGATCTTTGGCGCGATCCGAGAACGCACGCGGTGCTCGAAGATATCGACGGATACCGGCAATTGATCGGTTACGCTCGCGCCGCTGGCATACCGGTCGTCGAACTGTCGAACGCGGCGCCTGAGATCTTCGATGACTGGGTCGAGCTCATCGCCCGCGAGTATTGGGAGCATGCGTGCTGGCAGGAGCAGCGGTTCGCTTCACCGCCGACATGTTGGAGGCACGTCGCTCACGCCTGGTAG
- a CDS encoding winged helix-turn-helix transcriptional regulator, translating into MTKSRPSTRGEAKDDKARDVCGPAADAADPCPVRDVLDRVGSKWSPLLLLCLTERSQRFNALRQAVPEISKRMLTQTLRSLERDGLVTRHVFATKPPSVEYRLSPLGRSFLSPLGALIEWAGEHHTEIRVARQQFDGVGV; encoded by the coding sequence GTGACGAAAAGTAGACCTTCGACACGCGGCGAAGCGAAGGATGACAAGGCTCGCGACGTTTGCGGACCGGCGGCCGACGCGGCCGATCCATGTCCGGTGCGCGATGTGCTCGACCGGGTCGGCAGTAAATGGAGCCCGCTACTGCTCTTGTGTCTTACCGAGCGATCACAACGGTTCAATGCGCTGAGGCAAGCCGTCCCCGAGATCTCGAAGCGGATGTTGACGCAGACGTTGCGCAGCCTCGAGCGCGACGGGCTCGTTACTCGTCATGTGTTCGCGACGAAGCCGCCGAGCGTCGAGTACCGGCTGTCTCCGCTCGGACGGTCGTTCCTGAGTCCGCTTGGGGCGCTGATCGAATGGGCCGGCGAGCATCATACGGAGATACGCGTCGCACGGCAGCAATTCGATGGGGTTGGGGTTTGA
- a CDS encoding sugar ABC transporter substrate-binding protein: MKSFARSLRCLLTLSFALALPASAFAAATIGVSMAHFDDNFLTTVREAMAAEGKEKAVNLDFEDAQGDVGRQVSQIEAFVAQHVAAIIVNPADASATKRMTDAARKAGIPIVYVNRKPDEPMGNGAYFVGSDSLVAGHLQMEYLAKKLDGRGNIAVMLGELSTDATRDRTRGVKDILSKNPGIKIVAEQTANFDRSQAINLMSQWLSAGKKFDAIAANNDEMALGALIAMKQAGISPKTVLVGGVDATKDALFAMSKGDLAVTVFQDAKGQGKAAVDMAAKLASGDRNVKREDWIPYQLVTPENYKSFLSR, from the coding sequence ATGAAGTCTTTCGCGCGTTCCTTGCGTTGCCTGCTTACCTTGTCGTTTGCCTTGGCACTTCCCGCATCGGCGTTCGCCGCCGCGACGATCGGCGTGTCGATGGCTCATTTCGACGACAACTTCCTGACCACGGTGCGCGAGGCCATGGCGGCCGAAGGCAAGGAAAAGGCGGTCAACCTCGACTTCGAGGACGCGCAAGGCGATGTCGGCCGTCAGGTCAGCCAGATCGAGGCTTTCGTGGCGCAGCACGTGGCGGCGATCATCGTCAATCCGGCCGATGCTTCGGCGACGAAGCGCATGACCGACGCGGCGCGCAAGGCGGGTATTCCGATCGTCTACGTCAACCGCAAGCCCGACGAGCCGATGGGCAACGGCGCTTACTTCGTCGGCTCGGACAGCCTCGTTGCCGGGCACCTGCAGATGGAATACCTCGCCAAAAAGCTGGATGGGCGCGGCAATATCGCCGTCATGCTCGGGGAGTTATCCACCGATGCCACCCGCGACCGCACGCGCGGGGTGAAAGACATCCTATCGAAGAACCCCGGTATCAAGATCGTCGCGGAGCAAACCGCCAACTTCGATCGCAGCCAAGCCATCAACCTCATGAGCCAGTGGTTGAGCGCCGGCAAGAAGTTCGATGCGATCGCGGCCAACAACGACGAAATGGCCCTCGGTGCGCTGATTGCGATGAAGCAGGCCGGCATCTCGCCGAAGACGGTGCTGGTCGGCGGCGTCGACGCAACGAAAGACGCGCTGTTCGCGATGTCCAAGGGCGATCTGGCCGTGACGGTCTTCCAGGACGCGAAGGGGCAGGGCAAGGCCGCCGTCGACATGGCAGCCAAGCTGGCAAGCGGGGACCGGAACGTGAAGCGCGAGGACTGGATCCCCTATCAACTCGTGACCCCCGAGAACTACAAAAGCTTTCTGAGCCGATAA
- a CDS encoding LLM class flavin-dependent oxidoreductase, protein MIRSWIFDLVNISSDDDPINFDVQNCSREYAWHSDLWARAEQLGFHGIFFSEHHFSGARAIPAPGLFAAFVAARTQRLRIGVLGWVLPLWQPWRFLEEVAVLDHLTQGRLEVGVARGSNPAEMAAVGIGESDVVPMFLESLAILERAWQRPGISHRGDYWTYERLQIVPKPLQQPPPIWATARTVNAAREAGKRGHKICTGFLPRQQVVEIFDAYRESAERSGKSVSPNDMAVRRCIFVAETHDLAIRHARAAQAQLPSILDEDIVAGTPEEVADLICSEMRETGANNIVGFFTGNRIDKQSTSTSYDLYGTRVIPILRGGGGCV, encoded by the coding sequence ATGATCCGATCATGGATATTCGACTTGGTCAATATTTCAAGCGACGACGACCCGATCAACTTCGACGTTCAAAATTGTTCGCGCGAATATGCATGGCATAGCGATCTGTGGGCGAGGGCGGAGCAATTGGGATTCCACGGCATCTTCTTTAGTGAGCACCATTTCAGTGGCGCCCGCGCCATTCCGGCACCGGGGCTGTTCGCCGCATTCGTCGCTGCGCGAACGCAGCGACTACGCATCGGTGTGCTGGGATGGGTCCTGCCGCTTTGGCAACCATGGCGCTTCCTGGAGGAAGTTGCCGTGCTCGATCACCTGACTCAGGGCCGCCTCGAGGTAGGAGTCGCACGCGGCTCGAATCCCGCCGAAATGGCGGCGGTCGGCATAGGCGAAAGTGATGTCGTGCCGATGTTCCTCGAGTCACTCGCCATCCTCGAGCGTGCATGGCAGCGGCCCGGCATCTCGCACCGCGGCGACTACTGGACATACGAGCGGTTGCAGATCGTCCCAAAGCCGCTTCAACAGCCGCCGCCGATCTGGGCCACGGCGCGCACGGTGAACGCGGCCAGGGAAGCAGGAAAACGCGGCCACAAAATCTGCACCGGATTCCTGCCGCGGCAGCAAGTGGTGGAAATCTTCGATGCCTATCGTGAATCTGCGGAACGTTCCGGAAAATCCGTTTCGCCGAACGACATGGCGGTACGTCGGTGCATTTTTGTCGCCGAAACGCACGACCTCGCTATCCGCCATGCGCGTGCAGCACAGGCGCAATTGCCGTCCATTCTCGACGAGGACATTGTCGCCGGTACGCCGGAGGAAGTAGCAGACCTGATCTGCTCCGAAATGCGAGAAACCGGCGCCAATAACATTGTCGGCTTTTTCACCGGAAATCGGATCGATAAGCAATCCACGTCAACGTCGTATGACTTATATGGTACGCGAGTGATTCCCATTCTGAGGGGTGGGGGTGGGTGCGTCTGA
- a CDS encoding Fic family protein: MNASNMIEPAFPDDGQMVDVLDRVGDLRAAAARLSASAGPASRAVLTPLLRAMNSYYTNKIEGQQTYPADLEAALEQKFSKEHETYRRQQLALAHMRLEAELEPLALQMSWAEQLSPDWITRIHRQLYEQLPAESRVILDAQGQVRGSLAPGALREIEVTVGNHLAPPAAMLPDLLRHFVFRYGVEHYSVNKKIVAAGASMHRLSWIHPFADGNGRVSRLQNHLLLTHLALTDGLWSPMRGLARRQGDYYAALSAADQRRRNDTDGRGNPSSSGLTHFVSFWLDVCLDQVNFMAGQLDFPSLEHRFNSLALQITHDFGRSMAHSRTSIYPEQLGRALYRLFQIGKLDRGEFKAMLGVADRTASRTVAQLLALRLVKTTSRVGPIEPALPFFSLRFLFPGLWPESESVPLPTIESHRAQDARGIE; this comes from the coding sequence GTGAACGCCAGCAACATGATCGAACCGGCCTTCCCTGACGACGGCCAAATGGTCGATGTCCTCGACAGAGTCGGCGATCTGCGAGCCGCGGCGGCCCGGCTGTCGGCGAGCGCGGGACCGGCCTCACGTGCGGTTCTCACACCGCTGCTTCGCGCGATGAATTCGTATTACACGAACAAGATCGAAGGACAGCAAACTTATCCTGCAGACCTTGAAGCCGCCCTGGAGCAGAAATTCTCGAAAGAACACGAGACATACCGCCGGCAACAGCTTGCCCTCGCTCATATGCGTCTTGAGGCCGAACTCGAGCCACTCGCGCTTCAGATGTCATGGGCAGAACAGCTCAGTCCGGACTGGATCACTCGTATTCATCGGCAACTCTACGAGCAGTTGCCTGCGGAGTCGCGGGTTATCCTTGACGCGCAAGGCCAAGTGCGCGGCTCTTTGGCCCCAGGTGCGTTGCGCGAGATCGAGGTAACGGTAGGCAACCACCTTGCCCCTCCGGCTGCAATGCTGCCCGACTTGCTGCGGCACTTTGTTTTTCGCTATGGCGTCGAGCACTATTCCGTCAACAAGAAGATCGTTGCAGCCGGCGCTTCCATGCACCGCCTATCATGGATTCACCCGTTTGCGGACGGCAATGGGCGCGTCAGCCGGTTGCAAAATCACCTCCTGTTGACCCATTTGGCGCTCACCGACGGCCTGTGGTCTCCGATGAGAGGACTTGCCCGGCGGCAGGGCGATTACTACGCTGCGCTTAGCGCGGCTGACCAGCGGCGCCGGAACGATACCGATGGGCGCGGAAACCCGAGCTCGAGCGGCTTGACACACTTCGTGTCGTTCTGGCTCGACGTCTGCCTCGATCAGGTCAATTTCATGGCTGGCCAGCTCGATTTCCCCTCGCTCGAGCACCGCTTCAACAGTTTGGCCTTGCAGATAACGCATGACTTCGGCCGCAGCATGGCGCACTCGCGTACGTCGATTTACCCGGAGCAACTCGGTCGGGCGCTTTACCGCTTGTTTCAGATCGGCAAGCTCGATCGCGGAGAGTTCAAGGCAATGCTCGGCGTTGCGGACCGGACTGCATCCCGCACGGTCGCTCAACTGCTGGCCCTGCGGCTCGTGAAGACGACAAGCCGGGTCGGGCCCATCGAGCCCGCCCTGCCGTTCTTCAGTCTGCGTTTCCTCTTTCCGGGCCTCTGGCCGGAAAGCGAGAGCGTTCCCCTGCCAACGATCGAATCACATCGAGCGCAAGACGCTCGCGGGATCGAGTAA
- a CDS encoding sugar ABC transporter ATP-binding protein, with the protein MSNPTIAACASDARSHFPMHSGMEPLLAARNVRKAFPGVVALDNVSIEIHAGRVHALMGENGAGKSTMMKIIAGIYTPDGGTLRFKGEPIKLKSPRHALDSGIAMIHQELNLLPDMTVAENIWIRREPRYVFGLVDHKALNRRTEALFAQLGIHIDPEAQLGSLSIANRQMVEIAKAVSFDSDLLIMDEPTSAITDREVEQLFRIIGELKARGKAIVYITHKMDEVFEIADDISIFRDGHHIVSRPASEFDKQSLIAAMVGRELTQVFPKEQVPIGEVALAVTNLGRRSAFSNVSFDVRYGEILGFAGLMGSGRTEVMEAIFGALPADRGEIAFDGKPKRIRTPREAIESGLAFLTEDRKGSGMFPQLSVGENMEISAMRRYCMLGFVRQQRIDGECARMCGSLKVKTPGLGETIENLSGGNQQKVLLARWLLNQPRILILDEPTRGVDVGAKAEIHALITQLARKGAAIIMISSELPEVIGMSDRIVVMHGRTVSGILPRERATQESIMALASGERL; encoded by the coding sequence ATGTCCAATCCAACGATCGCAGCGTGCGCCTCGGATGCGCGTTCTCATTTCCCGATGCATTCGGGCATGGAGCCGCTGCTGGCGGCCCGGAACGTTCGTAAGGCTTTCCCCGGCGTCGTCGCGCTCGATAACGTCTCCATCGAGATCCATGCGGGGCGGGTTCATGCGCTGATGGGCGAGAACGGCGCGGGCAAGTCGACGATGATGAAGATCATTGCCGGCATCTACACGCCCGATGGCGGCACGCTGCGCTTCAAGGGCGAGCCGATCAAGCTGAAGTCGCCGCGCCATGCGCTCGACAGCGGCATCGCGATGATCCACCAGGAGCTGAATCTGCTGCCCGACATGACGGTGGCGGAGAACATCTGGATTCGCCGCGAGCCGCGTTACGTCTTCGGTCTCGTCGATCACAAGGCGCTCAACAGACGTACCGAGGCCCTCTTTGCCCAGCTCGGCATCCATATCGATCCCGAAGCGCAACTGGGTTCGCTCAGCATCGCCAATCGGCAGATGGTGGAGATCGCTAAGGCCGTTTCGTTCGATTCGGACCTGCTCATCATGGACGAGCCGACCTCGGCCATCACCGACAGGGAGGTCGAGCAGCTCTTTCGGATCATCGGCGAGTTGAAGGCCCGCGGCAAGGCCATCGTATACATCACGCACAAGATGGACGAAGTGTTCGAGATCGCCGACGACATTTCGATCTTTCGCGACGGACATCACATCGTCTCTCGCCCGGCGAGCGAATTCGACAAGCAGTCGCTGATCGCCGCCATGGTGGGGCGCGAACTCACGCAGGTTTTTCCGAAGGAGCAGGTGCCCATTGGCGAAGTGGCCCTGGCGGTCACGAATCTCGGCCGGCGCAGCGCGTTCTCGAACGTGAGCTTCGATGTGCGATACGGCGAAATTCTTGGTTTCGCCGGATTGATGGGCTCCGGCCGCACCGAAGTCATGGAGGCGATTTTCGGCGCGCTGCCGGCCGACCGGGGGGAAATCGCCTTCGACGGCAAGCCGAAGCGAATCCGCACGCCGCGCGAGGCGATCGAGTCGGGCCTTGCGTTCCTGACCGAAGACCGCAAGGGCAGCGGGATGTTCCCGCAATTGTCGGTGGGCGAAAACATGGAGATCTCGGCGATGCGGCGCTATTGCATGCTGGGCTTCGTGAGGCAGCAGCGCATCGACGGCGAATGCGCGCGCATGTGCGGCAGCTTGAAGGTCAAAACGCCGGGGCTCGGCGAAACCATCGAGAACCTGAGCGGCGGCAATCAGCAAAAAGTCCTGCTCGCCCGGTGGCTCTTGAATCAGCCGAGGATTCTCATCCTCGACGAACCGACGCGCGGCGTCGACGTGGGCGCCAAGGCCGAGATCCACGCACTGATCACCCAACTCGCCAGGAAAGGCGCAGCGATCATCATGATCTCCTCGGAACTGCCGGAAGTCATCGGCATGAGCGACCGGATAGTGGTGATGCACGGACGCACCGTGAGCGGCATCCTGCCGCGCGAGCGGGCAACGCAGGAATCCATCATGGCGCTGGCCTCCGGCGAGCGTCTCTGA
- a CDS encoding LacI family DNA-binding transcriptional regulator produces MTDAASPRRKRTPRFVEIAEAAGVSPATVDRVLNERGSVSAEMRARVVAAARQLGVPRVLPDTRHGLVHIDVLLPRNDTPFFRRLNLALQRSMQMLDRRIVLHRQILPEDDDDVITRAILNPPYPRAGLLITTHDTASVREALRTVSSRGESVVTMVTDIPDVGRVHYAGIDNACAGRTAGYFVGRLAARPGRVLLLCSRKDYRAHIERVRGCKTELLKSFPTLVCEEEPMETLDDPDRCHRAVASALKRGELVGIYNSGYGSAGVEAALRVAGVAGKIVWVGHEMLDHHRQYIEQGTMDIALDQDPDGQVMSALQHLLNACGVVDAPAPPGPVEFRIFCSSNVRRSPYLVDDECGHAVSTGRARHAAV; encoded by the coding sequence ATGACCGACGCCGCATCGCCACGGCGCAAACGTACGCCGCGCTTCGTCGAGATTGCCGAGGCTGCGGGCGTGAGCCCCGCCACAGTGGACCGCGTGCTCAACGAGCGAGGCAGCGTATCGGCAGAGATGCGCGCGCGCGTGGTTGCCGCGGCCCGCCAGCTTGGCGTGCCGCGCGTGCTGCCCGATACGCGTCATGGGCTCGTCCATATCGACGTTTTGCTGCCCCGAAACGACACACCGTTTTTTCGACGCTTGAATCTGGCGTTGCAGCGCTCGATGCAGATGCTCGACAGGCGCATCGTGCTGCATCGCCAGATCCTTCCCGAAGACGACGACGACGTGATCACGCGCGCGATCTTGAACCCGCCGTATCCGCGCGCGGGCCTCCTCATCACCACGCACGACACCGCGAGCGTGCGCGAGGCGCTGCGCACGGTGAGCAGCCGCGGCGAATCGGTGGTGACGATGGTGACGGACATTCCCGACGTCGGGCGTGTGCATTACGCCGGAATCGACAACGCTTGCGCCGGGCGCACGGCTGGCTATTTCGTGGGGCGGCTCGCAGCACGGCCCGGCCGCGTGCTGCTGCTGTGCAGTCGCAAGGATTACCGCGCGCATATAGAGCGTGTGCGAGGCTGTAAAACCGAGCTGCTGAAATCGTTTCCAACTCTCGTCTGCGAAGAGGAGCCGATGGAGACGCTCGACGACCCGGACCGATGTCATCGGGCCGTTGCATCCGCGCTCAAGCGCGGCGAACTGGTTGGGATCTATAACAGCGGCTATGGCTCTGCCGGCGTGGAAGCTGCGCTACGCGTGGCCGGTGTGGCGGGCAAGATCGTATGGGTCGGCCACGAAATGCTCGATCATCATCGGCAGTACATCGAACAAGGCACGATGGATATCGCGCTCGACCAGGACCCGGACGGGCAAGTCATGTCCGCGCTGCAGCATCTGCTCAATGCCTGCGGCGTAGTGGATGCGCCCGCGCCGCCCGGCCCGGTCGAATTCCGGATCTTCTGCTCGTCCAATGTCAGGCGCAGCCCGTATCTGGTCGACGACGAATGTGGCCACGCTGTTTCGACGGGGCGCGCGCGGCATGCGGCGGTTTGA
- a CDS encoding TIM barrel protein: MSVAVQFSLNRMSAPRMPFADYVGLCRRLGVQAIEIRNDLPGIELVDGTPAERIKEATQAAGLEILTINALQRFEQFDATRAEEAVALAKYAAGCGAKALVMCPTNSVLDSRTAAERHVDYVAALKQLKPILDDHGVLGLVETLGFEECALRRKSDAVKGIYDAAAERHFKLVHDTFHHHLSGEDIFFPDLTGLVHISGVEDGTVPVSGMRDRHRVLVGCGDRLGNIRQLIALRERGYRGHISFEPFAEEIAQASDIEALLRESMAHVRIGVEAARLREAA, encoded by the coding sequence ATGAGCGTCGCCGTGCAATTTTCGTTGAACCGTATGAGCGCTCCGCGAATGCCGTTCGCGGACTACGTGGGGCTGTGCCGGCGCCTGGGCGTCCAGGCAATCGAAATTCGCAACGATCTGCCCGGCATCGAACTCGTCGATGGAACGCCGGCCGAGCGGATCAAGGAAGCGACGCAGGCAGCCGGTCTCGAGATCCTCACCATCAACGCGCTGCAGCGCTTCGAGCAGTTCGACGCGACGCGCGCCGAGGAGGCCGTGGCGCTGGCGAAATACGCCGCCGGCTGCGGCGCGAAGGCACTCGTCATGTGCCCGACGAACAGCGTGCTGGATAGCCGTACGGCCGCCGAGCGGCATGTCGATTACGTCGCCGCGCTCAAGCAGCTCAAACCGATTCTCGACGATCACGGCGTGCTCGGCCTCGTCGAGACGCTCGGTTTCGAGGAATGTGCCCTGCGCAGAAAGTCCGATGCCGTCAAGGGCATCTACGACGCAGCGGCAGAGCGGCACTTCAAGCTCGTGCACGACACCTTCCACCATCATCTGTCGGGCGAGGACATTTTCTTTCCCGATCTGACGGGCCTGGTCCACATCTCGGGCGTCGAGGACGGCACCGTCCCGGTGAGCGGGATGCGCGACCGCCATCGCGTGCTAGTGGGCTGCGGCGATCGCCTCGGCAACATTCGACAACTCATTGCGCTGCGTGAACGCGGCTATCGCGGGCACATCTCATTCGAGCCGTTCGCCGAGGAGATCGCCCAGGCAAGCGACATCGAGGCGTTGTTGCGCGAGAGCATGGCTCACGTCCGCATCGGTGTGGAGGCCGCACGTTTGCGCGAGGCGGCATAA
- a CDS encoding 1-aminocyclopropane-1-carboxylate deaminase, with product MNLQRFPRYPLTFGPTPIQPLKRLTEHLGGKVELYAKREDCNSGLAFGGNKTRKLEYLIPDALEQGCDTLVSIGGIQSNQTRQVAAVAAHLGMKCVLVQENWVNYSDAVYDRVGNIQMSRMMGADVRLVPDGFDIGIRPSWEEALESVTKAGGKPYPVPAGCSEHPYGGLGFVGFAEEVRQQEAELGFKFDYIVVCSVTGSTQAGMVVGFAADGRADRVIGIDASATPEKTHAQITRIARHTAELVDLGRNITEKDVVLDTRYAGPEYGLPNEGTLEAIRLCARMEGVLTDPVYEGKSMHGMIDKVRRGEFEPGSKVLYAHLGGVPALSAYSFIFRDG from the coding sequence ATGAACCTTCAACGCTTTCCCCGTTACCCCCTGACGTTCGGGCCAACGCCTATTCAGCCGCTCAAGCGTCTGACCGAGCATCTGGGTGGCAAGGTCGAGCTGTATGCGAAGCGCGAGGACTGCAATAGCGGTCTTGCGTTTGGCGGCAACAAGACGCGCAAGCTCGAATACCTGATTCCCGACGCCCTCGAGCAAGGGTGCGACACGCTCGTATCGATCGGCGGTATCCAGTCGAACCAGACCCGGCAGGTGGCCGCTGTTGCCGCGCATCTCGGCATGAAGTGCGTGCTGGTCCAGGAAAACTGGGTCAATTACTCGGATGCGGTCTACGATCGCGTCGGTAACATTCAGATGTCGCGCATGATGGGCGCGGACGTGCGGCTCGTGCCGGACGGTTTCGATATCGGCATTCGCCCGAGCTGGGAGGAGGCGCTCGAGAGCGTGACCAAAGCGGGCGGCAAACCCTATCCGGTTCCGGCAGGCTGCTCCGAGCATCCGTATGGCGGTCTGGGTTTTGTCGGCTTCGCCGAAGAAGTGCGCCAGCAGGAAGCGGAACTTGGTTTCAAGTTCGACTACATCGTCGTGTGCTCGGTGACGGGCAGCACGCAAGCCGGTATGGTCGTCGGTTTCGCAGCGGACGGGCGTGCCGATCGGGTCATCGGCATCGATGCCTCGGCAACGCCGGAAAAAACTCACGCGCAGATCACGCGAATCGCACGGCATACGGCAGAGCTCGTCGATCTCGGCCGCAACATCACCGAGAAGGACGTCGTGCTCGACACGCGCTATGCCGGTCCCGAGTATGGTCTGCCCAACGAGGGCACGCTCGAAGCGATCCGCCTTTGCGCGCGCATGGAAGGCGTGCTGACGGACCCCGTCTACGAAGGCAAATCGATGCACGGGATGATCGACAAAGTGCGCCGCGGCGAATTCGAGCCGGGCTCGAAAGTGCTGTATGCGCATCTGGGCGGTGTGCCCGCGTTGAGCGCATACAGTTTCATCTTCCGCGACGGCTGA